A DNA window from Drosophila pseudoobscura strain MV-25-SWS-2005 chromosome 2, UCI_Dpse_MV25, whole genome shotgun sequence contains the following coding sequences:
- the LOC6897486 gene encoding tRNA modification GTPase GTPBP3, mitochondrial: MALLRNISNSFCSSFRRYASSGCTIYSLSSGHVKCGVSVIRVSGPQTKRALRAIVGCNDYEPKARQAYLKSFFHPISKEMIDRGLLLWFPGPASFTGEDACEFQVHGSLAVIAAMLDALGRLDGLRPAEPGEFTKRAFFGGKLDLTEVEGLADLIHAETEAQRKQALLQSTGALGRLYNKWRKRLIRCAAHLEAYIDFAEEEQIEGGVILQLTKELKAVRGEIRNHLNDQRQGELLRDGVRTVIIGAPNVGKSSLLNLLCQRSVSIVTEQAGTTRDIIETMHNFGGYPVIFSDTAGLRRNTADSIEREGMARAKKCLAESDLILLLTDAMAVRELDSNETVAGYVESYLNELDIASDLCSGKRVQLVANKTDTLSLEECHRLDKLSNILSISCHKPANMATFLNALEQQLQELCGTPRAEHPRITNTRYRQQLERCIENIDIFLRDYKPDVFPDMAIAAAKLRNSVRCIERITGHVSCEDILDVVFKDFCIGK, from the exons ATGGCGCTGCTCCGGAACATTTCAAACAGCTTTTGCAGCAGCTTTCGGCGATATGCCAGTAGCGGTTGCACCATATACAGCCTCAGCTCGGGCCACGTCAAGTGCGGCGTTTCCGTGATACGCGTATCCGGTCCACAGACAAAGAGGGCGCTGCGCGCCATCGTTGGATGCAACGATTATGAGCCCAAGGCCCGGCAGGCGTACCTAAAGTCGTTTTTCCATCCCATCAGCAAGGAAATGATCGACAgggggctgctgctctggTTCCCTGGTCCAGCCTCCTTCACCGGCGAGGATGCTTGCGAGTTTCAGGTGCACGGCTCCCTGGCCGTCATAGCGGCCATGTTGGATGCCCTTGGGCGCCTGGACGGACTGCGACCGGCCGAGCCTGGAGAGTTCACGAAACGTGCGTTCTTTGGCGGTAAACTGGACCTAACGGAGGTAGAGGGACTGGCGGATCTCATTCACGCCGAGACCGAGGCACAAAGGAAGCAA GCACTGCTCCAGAGCACGGGAGCACTGGGCCGCCTATACAACAAATGGCGCAAGCGACTCATCCGATGTGCCGCCCACTTGGAGGCCTACATAGACTTTGCCGAAGAGGAGCAAATCGAGGGCGGCGTCATACTGCAGTTGACCAAGGAACTGAAGGCTGTGAGAGGCGAGATCCGCAACCATTTGAATGATCAGCGGCAGGGCGAACTGCTGAGGGATGGTGTGCGTACCGTCATCATCGGAGCACCCAATGTGGGCAAAAGCAGTCTGCTGAACCTGCTCTGCCAGCGATCTGTTTCAATTGTGACCGAGCAGGCGGGCACAACGCGCGACATTATAGAGACAATGCACAACTTTGGCGGATATCCGGTGATATTTTCGGACACGGCCGGTCTGCGGAGGAACACAGCGGACAGCATAGAACGGGAGGGGATGGCCAGAGCAAAGAAATGTCTCGCCGAATCTGATTTAATACTGCTGCTGACCGATGCCATGGCCGTGAGGGAACTGGACAGCAATGAAACGGTGGCTGGTTACGTGGAGAGCTATCTGAACGAATTGGATATTGCCTCGGATCTGTGCAGCGGAAAGCGAGTGCAGCTGGTGGCCAATAAAACCGACACCCTATCACTGGAGGAGTGCCATCGCCTGGACAAGCTGAGCAACATTCTATCCATCTCTTGCCATAAGCCCGCCAATATGGCCACATTTCTCAACGCcctcgagcagcagctgcaagaGCTGTGCGGCACACCAAGGGCCGAGCATCCGCGCATCACGAACACGCGCTACCGCCAACAACTGGAGCGGTGCATTGAGAACATCGACATATTTCTTAGAGATTACAAGCCAGATGTTTTCCCCGACATGGCCATTGCAGCTGCAAAGCTGCGAAATTCTGTCCGCTGCATCGAACGCATCACGGGTCACGTCAGCTGCGAAGACATACTGGACGTTGTATTCAAAGACTTTTGTATTGGTAAATGA